In a single window of the Sphingosinicella microcystinivorans genome:
- a CDS encoding addiction module antidote protein: MTNPLEDLLRKPDLRDLARTPMHMVMGTRLVVICQRAGHDPREALAERLGSPLAATRLLAAVQIVGDHWPDCFLISPPCCRGLGPDEMALSAMTAAAAANDRPRFDTACREMLDAEARDATYAALSAFARALPPRAAAPVCARQP, translated from the coding sequence ATGACGAACCCGCTCGAGGACCTGCTGCGAAAGCCCGATCTGCGCGATCTCGCGCGCACGCCGATGCACATGGTGATGGGCACGCGGCTGGTGGTGATCTGCCAGCGTGCCGGGCACGACCCGCGCGAGGCGCTCGCCGAGCGGCTGGGGAGCCCGCTCGCCGCCACGCGGCTCCTCGCCGCCGTGCAGATCGTCGGCGATCACTGGCCGGATTGTTTCCTGATCAGCCCGCCCTGCTGCCGGGGGCTCGGGCCCGACGAGATGGCGCTGTCGGCAATGACGGCGGCGGCCGCAGCAAACGACCGTCCGCGCTTCGATACCGCCTGCCGTGAAATGCTGGACGCGGAGGCGCGCGACGCCACCTACGCCGCGCTCAGCGCCTTCGCCCGCGCCCTGCCGCCGCGCGCCGCCGCGCCGGTCTGCGCGCGCCAGCCGTAG
- a CDS encoding TonB-dependent hemoglobin/transferrin/lactoferrin family receptor has protein sequence MTAGAALAADDAAALDDSGTITVTATRSPISIDDAPAVVTVIDEQRIADELVTDIKDLVRFEPGVSVRRAPARFGAALGTTGRAGNEGFTIRGIGGNRVLIQVDGVRVPDGFSFGAQGVGRGDYVDIGLVKSVEILRGPASALYGSDGLSGAVSFVTSNPSDILKEGQSVGGLVRGAYSSADEEFSETAILAARGGTVSGMVAYTRRDYKDLDNKGADDRTGSLRTTPNPQDGESDAVLGRLVWEPGGGHTVRLTGEYVDTALYSNVLSGISATVDRLEAWDTGKRVRAAADWTWQGEGAINYARVGAYWQDAEDHQYTEEDRTPAADRTRLNTFDNRVIGASAELHAGFSTGALGHRLVFGGDVSETRQKGVRDGTVAPFGETFPTRAFPVTDYVLAGLYVGDEISIAGGTVTLFPALRFDHYKLSPEDDPLLPGFAAAGQSDSRLSPKLGAVVKLGEAVRLFGNYGRGFKAPEPGQVNQFFSNLASGYTSIPNPNLGPEKSESIEGGVRVVTDAVRFEASVFHAKFDDFIIQKWVSGNFTPDDPAIYQFVNLNSAKVNGAEAKLEVKQGGFTGTLAVSYADGTVTDETGAKSPLESIDPLKVVAGVGYRETDGRFGGQLIATFGAQKSIGDSIGVCSGPCWRPGDFLILDATAFVRIGEAITLRAGIFNITDKKYAWWSDVRGVADTSAVKDAYTQPGRNASVSATFRF, from the coding sequence ATGACAGCCGGTGCGGCGCTTGCGGCGGATGACGCGGCGGCGCTGGACGACAGCGGCACGATCACGGTGACGGCGACGCGCAGCCCGATCTCCATCGACGACGCCCCGGCGGTGGTGACGGTGATCGACGAGCAGCGCATCGCCGACGAGCTGGTGACGGACATCAAGGACCTCGTGCGCTTCGAGCCGGGCGTTTCCGTGCGCCGCGCGCCCGCGCGCTTCGGCGCCGCGCTCGGCACGACGGGCCGCGCCGGCAACGAGGGCTTCACCATCCGCGGCATCGGCGGCAACCGCGTGCTCATCCAGGTGGACGGCGTGCGCGTGCCCGACGGCTTCAGCTTCGGCGCGCAGGGTGTCGGGCGCGGCGACTACGTCGACATCGGCCTCGTGAAATCGGTGGAGATCCTGCGCGGCCCCGCCTCGGCGCTCTACGGCAGCGACGGGCTTTCGGGCGCGGTGAGCTTCGTGACGAGCAACCCTTCGGACATCCTGAAGGAAGGCCAGAGCGTCGGCGGGCTGGTGCGCGGCGCGTACAGCTCGGCCGACGAGGAGTTCAGCGAGACGGCGATCCTCGCCGCGCGCGGCGGCACGGTGTCGGGCATGGTCGCCTACACGCGGCGCGACTACAAGGACCTCGACAACAAGGGCGCCGACGACCGCACGGGATCGCTGCGCACGACGCCGAACCCGCAGGACGGCGAGTCCGACGCCGTGCTGGGCCGGCTGGTGTGGGAGCCGGGCGGCGGCCACACGGTCCGCCTGACCGGCGAGTACGTCGACACCGCGCTTTATTCGAACGTGCTCTCGGGGATCAGCGCGACGGTCGACCGGCTGGAGGCGTGGGACACCGGCAAGCGCGTCCGCGCCGCCGCCGACTGGACGTGGCAGGGCGAAGGCGCGATCAACTACGCCCGCGTCGGCGCCTACTGGCAGGACGCCGAGGACCACCAGTACACCGAGGAGGACCGCACGCCCGCGGCGGACCGCACCCGGCTCAACACGTTCGACAACCGGGTGATCGGTGCGTCGGCGGAACTCCACGCGGGCTTCTCGACCGGCGCGCTCGGCCACCGCCTCGTCTTCGGCGGCGACGTCAGCGAGACGCGGCAGAAGGGCGTGCGCGACGGCACCGTCGCACCGTTCGGCGAGACCTTCCCCACGCGCGCCTTCCCGGTGACGGACTACGTGCTCGCGGGACTCTACGTGGGCGACGAGATCAGCATCGCGGGCGGCACGGTGACGCTGTTCCCGGCGCTGCGCTTCGATCACTACAAGCTCTCGCCCGAGGACGACCCGCTGCTGCCGGGCTTCGCCGCCGCCGGACAGAGCGATTCCCGCCTCTCGCCGAAGCTCGGCGCGGTCGTGAAGCTGGGCGAGGCGGTGCGCCTGTTCGGCAATTACGGGCGCGGCTTCAAGGCGCCCGAACCGGGCCAGGTGAACCAGTTCTTCTCGAACCTCGCCTCCGGCTACACCTCGATCCCGAACCCGAACCTGGGGCCTGAAAAGAGCGAGAGCATCGAGGGCGGCGTGCGCGTGGTGACGGATGCGGTGCGCTTCGAGGCGAGCGTGTTCCACGCGAAGTTCGACGATTTCATCATCCAGAAGTGGGTGAGCGGCAACTTCACTCCCGACGATCCCGCCATCTACCAGTTCGTGAACCTCAATTCCGCGAAGGTGAACGGCGCCGAGGCGAAGCTGGAGGTGAAGCAGGGCGGCTTCACCGGCACGCTCGCGGTGAGCTACGCCGACGGCACGGTGACCGACGAGACCGGCGCGAAATCGCCGCTGGAGTCCATCGACCCGCTGAAGGTCGTGGCGGGCGTCGGCTACCGCGAGACGGACGGGCGCTTCGGCGGGCAGCTGATCGCGACGTTCGGCGCGCAGAAATCGATCGGGGACAGCATCGGCGTATGCAGCGGCCCCTGCTGGCGGCCGGGTGATTTCCTGATCCTCGACGCGACCGCCTTCGTGCGGATCGGGGAGGCGATTACGCTGCGCGCGGGCATCTTCAACATCACCGACAAGAAGTACGCGTGGTGGAGCGACGTGCGCGGCGTCGCCGACACCTCCGCGGTCAAGGACGCCTACACGCAGCCGGGGCGCAACGCGAGCGTCTCCGCGACGTTCCGCTTCTAG
- a CDS encoding DUF6607 family protein: MRPFYRTIGASLFALAIAVSPALADAPVAPRTAAAEKAAFEADRADILAMAGNYRVRFEMQETTPWTTDYTPLEPKRSGGNEVVRVIEDTGRRIVLQHLLVVEDDDDNTHIIKHWRQDWDYEPAKVLVYRGDGNWVWEEVPERMRAGRWSQTVWQVDDSPRYAGWGQWETQAGIRRWRSNWTWRPLARRDAIRNPVYDRYYSINRHQPTPTGWIHWQDNTKMAEDAGKLRPIVQEYVLNTYTKFDGYNVKAADDYWAKTKGYWAAVRGVWDEVAAKRSGIHVTEKAETGTVISGRLLEIAGEVNGGKLKEAAAIAEARRLITAATVQPPQVASAR; this comes from the coding sequence ATGAGACCCTTCTACCGGACCATCGGCGCGAGCCTGTTCGCGCTCGCCATCGCCGTTTCGCCCGCGCTTGCCGACGCGCCCGTGGCACCGCGCACCGCCGCGGCCGAAAAGGCGGCGTTCGAGGCCGACCGCGCCGACATCCTCGCCATGGCGGGGAACTACCGGGTGCGCTTCGAGATGCAGGAAACGACGCCGTGGACGACGGACTACACGCCGCTCGAGCCCAAGCGGTCGGGCGGGAACGAGGTCGTGCGCGTGATCGAGGACACCGGCCGCCGCATCGTGCTGCAGCACCTGCTGGTGGTGGAGGACGATGACGACAACACGCACATCATCAAGCACTGGCGGCAGGACTGGGACTACGAGCCCGCGAAGGTGCTGGTGTACAGGGGCGACGGCAACTGGGTGTGGGAAGAGGTTCCCGAGCGGATGCGCGCGGGCCGCTGGTCGCAGACCGTGTGGCAGGTGGACGACAGCCCGCGCTACGCCGGGTGGGGCCAGTGGGAGACGCAGGCCGGCATCCGCCGCTGGCGCTCCAACTGGACGTGGCGGCCGCTCGCCCGCCGCGACGCGATCCGGAACCCGGTCTACGACCGCTATTATTCGATCAACCGCCACCAGCCGACGCCCACGGGGTGGATCCACTGGCAGGACAACACCAAGATGGCCGAGGACGCGGGCAAGCTGCGCCCGATCGTGCAGGAGTACGTGCTGAACACCTACACGAAGTTCGACGGCTACAACGTGAAGGCCGCCGACGACTACTGGGCCAAGACCAAGGGCTACTGGGCGGCGGTCCGCGGCGTGTGGGACGAGGTCGCCGCGAAGCGCAGCGGCATCCACGTGACCGAGAAGGCCGAGACCGGCACGGTGATCTCGGGACGACTGCTGGAGATCGCGGGCGAGGTGAACGGCGGCAAGCTGAAGGAAGCCGCCGCGATCGCCGAGGCGCGGAGGCTCATCACCGCCGCGACGGTGCAGCCGCCGCAGGTCGCTAGCGCGCGATAA
- a CDS encoding MgtC/SapB family protein → MEDLTPLRDVGIAFALGLLVGVERGWSARGERAGGRVAGFRTFGLLGLLGGIAGIALEAGHGVLATLLAVLAGIALLAGYWRDMAQDGNVSATTTIAGLITLALGMLTTTGNVLIALVCTGVMVLLLSMRDELHAWIRGLTAAEMKAVARFALISIVVWPLLPDTTYGPYDAWNPRSIWLVVVLVSGLSFVGYVAAKRFGEVRGTLATAAAGALVSSTAATASLARRLAEGDDPPAPAIAGIALAGAVMMVRTLVLAALVAGFVVPTLAWIAVPGAIAALAATAFVMRHNRHAPSRAAPMTSHNPFDILPALGFAALIAGAALFARWAEARYGDAGLGVIIALTGAFDVDAATVTLGALPAGSLDPVTAGAVLGVPVLLNTAFKAAICIGLAGWRKGWAAAATLMFSFLAGAAGLAALVIAR, encoded by the coding sequence ATGGAGGACCTCACGCCCCTTCGCGACGTCGGCATCGCGTTCGCGCTCGGCCTGCTCGTCGGCGTCGAGCGCGGCTGGAGCGCGCGCGGCGAGCGGGCGGGCGGACGCGTCGCGGGCTTCCGCACGTTCGGCCTGCTCGGCCTGCTCGGCGGCATCGCCGGGATCGCGCTGGAGGCCGGCCACGGCGTGCTGGCGACGCTGCTTGCCGTCCTTGCCGGGATCGCGCTTCTGGCGGGCTACTGGCGCGACATGGCGCAGGACGGCAACGTCAGCGCCACCACCACGATCGCCGGGCTCATCACGCTCGCGCTCGGGATGCTCACGACCACGGGCAACGTGCTCATCGCCCTCGTCTGCACCGGCGTCATGGTGCTGCTGCTCTCGATGCGCGACGAACTCCATGCGTGGATCCGGGGCCTCACCGCCGCCGAGATGAAGGCGGTGGCGCGCTTCGCGCTGATCTCCATCGTCGTCTGGCCGCTGCTCCCCGATACCACCTACGGCCCCTACGACGCGTGGAACCCGCGCAGCATCTGGCTGGTCGTCGTGCTCGTCTCCGGCCTGTCGTTCGTCGGCTACGTCGCGGCGAAGCGCTTCGGCGAGGTGCGCGGCACGCTCGCCACGGCGGCGGCGGGCGCGCTCGTCTCGTCGACCGCCGCCACGGCCTCGCTCGCCCGGCGTCTCGCGGAAGGCGACGATCCCCCTGCCCCGGCCATCGCGGGCATCGCGCTCGCGGGCGCGGTGATGATGGTGCGCACGCTCGTCCTCGCCGCGCTCGTCGCCGGGTTCGTCGTGCCGACACTGGCGTGGATCGCCGTGCCGGGCGCGATCGCAGCGCTCGCCGCCACGGCGTTCGTCATGCGGCACAACCGGCACGCGCCCTCGCGCGCCGCGCCGATGACATCGCACAACCCCTTCGACATCCTGCCCGCGCTCGGCTTCGCCGCGCTCATCGCGGGCGCCGCGCTGTTCGCGCGCTGGGCGGAGGCGCGCTACGGCGACGCCGGGCTCGGCGTCATCATCGCACTCACCGGCGCCTTCGACGTCGACGCGGCGACGGTGACGCTGGGCGCGCTGCCGGCGGGCAGCCTCGATCCCGTCACGGCGGGCGCGGTGCTGGGCGTTCCCGTCCTCCTCAACACGGCGTTCAAGGCGGCGATCTGCATCGGCCTTGCCGGATGGCGGAAGGGCTGGGCGGCCGCGGCGACGCTGATGTTCAGCTTCCTCGCCGGCGCGGCCGGCCTCGCGGCGCTCGTTATCGCGCGCTAG
- a CDS encoding DEAD/DEAH box helicase has translation MTDFLQFGLGERIEKALTEANYTIPTPIQRQAIPILMKGGDLLGIAQTGTGKTAAFALPSLDYLSQTYKPLKGRASRMLVLAPTRELASQIAESFRTYGKFLRLTITTAFGGVPIGRQVRALQRGVDILVATPGRLIDLVDQNALDLSQVEVFVLDEADQMLDLGFIHALRRIVRILPKKRQSLFFSATMPPAIAELAAQFLDHPQKVEVKPQATTAERVAQHVIHVNTAEKQALLTIMLQDLGADMDRGLVFTRTKHGADRVVRHLKGAGIAAEAIHGNKSQPQRERALGLFRTGDVRILVATDIAARGIDVPGVSHVFNFELPNVPEQYVHRIGRTARAGREGIAIALVSDGDERAYLRDIERLIRQKLEPMPLPENFLTRAAALAKPVARTGENSGDQRGFGGGERRDGRRDGGHRGAPGHRDTGHRHDRGERSGGERREGDRDGQRRHFGKPKAKYSAKPAHGAGGGGRGNPGGGQRRQGR, from the coding sequence ATGACCGATTTTCTCCAGTTCGGCCTTGGCGAGCGTATCGAAAAGGCGCTCACCGAAGCGAACTACACCATCCCCACGCCGATCCAGCGGCAGGCGATCCCGATCCTGATGAAGGGCGGCGACCTGCTCGGCATCGCGCAGACGGGCACCGGCAAGACCGCCGCCTTCGCGCTGCCCTCGCTCGACTACCTGTCGCAGACCTACAAGCCGCTGAAGGGGCGCGCCTCGCGGATGCTGGTGCTGGCGCCGACGCGCGAGCTCGCCAGCCAGATCGCGGAGTCCTTCCGCACCTACGGCAAGTTCCTGCGCCTCACCATCACCACGGCGTTCGGCGGCGTGCCGATCGGGCGGCAGGTGCGCGCGCTCCAGCGCGGCGTCGACATCCTCGTCGCCACGCCCGGCCGCCTCATCGACCTCGTCGACCAGAACGCGCTCGATCTCTCGCAGGTCGAGGTGTTCGTGCTCGACGAGGCCGACCAGATGCTCGACCTCGGCTTCATCCACGCGCTGCGCCGCATCGTCCGCATCCTGCCCAAGAAGCGCCAGTCGCTGTTCTTCTCGGCGACCATGCCGCCCGCGATCGCCGAGCTTGCCGCGCAGTTCCTCGACCATCCGCAGAAGGTGGAGGTGAAGCCGCAGGCGACCACCGCCGAGCGCGTCGCGCAGCACGTCATCCACGTGAACACCGCCGAGAAGCAGGCGCTGCTCACCATCATGCTCCAGGACCTCGGTGCGGACATGGACCGCGGCCTCGTCTTCACGCGCACCAAGCACGGCGCCGACCGCGTCGTCCGCCACCTGAAGGGCGCGGGCATCGCGGCGGAGGCGATCCACGGCAACAAGTCGCAGCCGCAGCGTGAGCGCGCGCTCGGCCTGTTCCGCACCGGCGACGTTCGCATCCTTGTCGCCACCGACATCGCGGCGCGCGGCATCGACGTGCCGGGCGTCAGCCACGTCTTCAACTTCGAGCTGCCGAACGTGCCGGAGCAGTACGTGCACCGCATCGGCCGCACCGCGCGCGCCGGCCGCGAGGGCATCGCCATCGCGCTGGTTTCGGACGGCGACGAGCGTGCGTACCTGCGCGACATCGAGCGGCTGATCCGCCAGAAGCTGGAGCCGATGCCGCTGCCTGAGAACTTCCTCACCCGCGCCGCCGCGCTCGCGAAGCCGGTCGCCCGCACCGGCGAGAACAGCGGCGACCAGCGCGGCTTCGGCGGCGGCGAGCGCCGTGACGGCCGCCGCGACGGCGGCCACCGCGGCGCGCCCGGCCATCGCGACACGGGCCATCGCCACGACCGCGGCGAGCGCTCCGGCGGCGAACGCCGCGAGGGCGACCGCGACGGCCAGCGCCGTCATTTCGGCAAGCCCAAGGCGAAATATTCGGCGAAGCCCGCCCACGGCGCCGGCGGCGGTGGCCGCGGCAATCCCGGCGGCGGCCAACGCCGTCAGGGCCGCTGA
- a CDS encoding PEP-CTERM sorting domain-containing protein translates to MISILAAAVTLAAVPASAAELLLNGDFSAGLDNWTSYTTERGTIGDIPALGSAAQTATFDVTGTGAQTALWLNAGDAVGPFGTSQQGGGVFQTFTSGAGTATFSADFAAWTRVSGAIAGGIFSVLLDGVVQDTFDVGALAQLVAERGVLEFTTDLTAGLHTLSLQVTRPYAPARGVYAQYFTNVSLDFTPAVPEPAALALFGLGVAGIAAMRRRRRAA, encoded by the coding sequence GTGATTTCCATTCTTGCGGCCGCGGTGACGCTGGCCGCCGTTCCGGCCTCTGCGGCGGAGCTTCTCCTGAACGGCGATTTCAGCGCCGGGCTCGACAACTGGACGTCGTACACGACGGAGCGCGGCACCATCGGCGACATTCCCGCGCTCGGCTCCGCGGCGCAGACCGCCACGTTCGACGTGACGGGCACGGGCGCGCAGACTGCGCTGTGGCTGAACGCTGGCGACGCGGTCGGCCCGTTCGGCACCTCGCAGCAGGGTGGCGGCGTCTTCCAGACGTTCACGTCGGGCGCGGGCACGGCCACGTTCTCGGCCGACTTCGCGGCCTGGACCCGCGTTTCGGGTGCCATCGCGGGCGGCATCTTCAGCGTGCTCCTCGACGGCGTGGTGCAGGATACGTTCGACGTCGGCGCGCTCGCGCAGCTCGTCGCGGAGCGCGGGGTGCTGGAATTCACGACAGACCTCACCGCCGGTCTCCATACGCTCTCGCTTCAGGTGACGCGCCCCTACGCCCCGGCGCGCGGCGTCTATGCGCAGTACTTCACCAACGTCTCTCTCGATTTCACGCCCGCCGTGCCGGAACCCGCCGCGCTCGCGCTGTTCGGGCTCGGCGTTGCGGGCATTGCCGCCATGCGCCGCCGCCGCCGCGCGGCCTGA
- a CDS encoding heme ABC transporter permease produces MHRFANPARFLKLARPLTAAALALGLALTAAGLWWGAFHAPPDYLQGESVRIMYLHVPTAWISMGAYLGLGIAGIAILVWKHPLAEVALEALAPVGAVYAGVCLVTGSIWGRPTWGTWWVWDGRLTSMLVLFFLYLGVVALAGAFDERSRGARAAAVLAIVGLVNLPIIKFSVEWWNTLHQSASITLRGSSIHPDMLYPLLASAAGLGLLMAAAVLMRMRAIIAEQRIAARRARLAGEAA; encoded by the coding sequence ATGCATCGGTTCGCAAATCCTGCCCGGTTCCTGAAGCTCGCCCGACCGCTGACGGCGGCGGCGCTCGCGCTCGGCCTCGCGCTCACCGCCGCGGGCCTGTGGTGGGGCGCGTTCCATGCGCCACCCGACTATCTGCAGGGCGAGAGCGTGCGCATCATGTACCTGCACGTGCCGACGGCATGGATCTCGATGGGTGCCTATCTGGGGCTCGGCATCGCCGGGATCGCCATCCTCGTGTGGAAGCACCCGCTCGCCGAGGTGGCGCTGGAGGCGCTGGCGCCGGTGGGTGCGGTCTATGCGGGCGTCTGCCTCGTCACCGGCTCGATCTGGGGCCGCCCGACATGGGGCACATGGTGGGTGTGGGACGGGCGGCTCACCTCGATGCTGGTGCTGTTCTTCCTCTACCTCGGCGTCGTCGCGCTCGCGGGCGCGTTCGACGAGCGCAGCCGCGGCGCGCGGGCGGCGGCGGTGCTCGCCATCGTGGGGCTCGTCAACCTGCCGATCATCAAGTTCTCGGTGGAATGGTGGAACACGCTGCACCAGTCCGCCTCGATCACGCTCAGAGGCTCCAGCATCCATCCCGACATGCTGTATCCGCTGCTGGCGAGCGCCGCCGGGCTCGGCCTGCTGATGGCGGCGGCGGTGCTGATGCGGATGCGCGCGATCATCGCCGAGCAGCGCATCGCGGCGCGGCGGGCGCGGCTTGCGGGAGAGGCGGCATGA
- the ccmE gene encoding cytochrome c maturation protein CcmE — MKPKHQRLALAGAALAALGIAAALALPALKDQAAYFYAPADVAAKGVAPGQAIRLGGLVEKGSLRRSADGLTIHFRVTDRLESVPVAYTGIVPDLFREGQGMIADGRFDADGTFRAETLLAKHDENYMPPEVAKAVEKAEAAAKARPEKPAP; from the coding sequence ATGAAGCCCAAGCACCAGCGGCTCGCGCTCGCGGGCGCGGCGTTGGCGGCGCTCGGTATCGCGGCGGCGCTCGCGCTCCCCGCGCTCAAGGACCAGGCGGCGTATTTCTACGCGCCCGCCGACGTGGCGGCGAAGGGCGTGGCGCCGGGGCAGGCGATCCGGCTCGGCGGGCTCGTCGAGAAGGGCTCGCTGAGGCGCAGCGCCGACGGGCTCACCATCCATTTCCGCGTCACCGACCGGCTCGAATCGGTGCCTGTCGCCTACACCGGCATCGTGCCGGACCTGTTCCGCGAAGGGCAGGGCATGATCGCCGACGGCCGCTTCGACGCGGACGGCACGTTCCGCGCCGAGACGCTGCTCGCCAAGCACGACGAGAACTACATGCCGCCCGAGGTCGCGAAGGCGGTCGAGAAGGCCGAGGCCGCCGCGAAGGCGCGGCCGGAGAAACCCGCGCCCTGA
- a CDS encoding GFA family protein codes for MPTGHCLCGAVTFTVSGESLNVSLCHCPSCKRAAGAPMVAWAMFERGAVDFTGAPLAAYASSEGVRRGFCGRCGTAVSYEADFMEGLIDLTVASFDDPAALPPTMHIFTRHREPWMTGTDTLEAFEDLPPQ; via the coding sequence ATGCCAACCGGCCACTGCCTTTGCGGCGCAGTCACCTTCACCGTCAGCGGCGAAAGCCTGAACGTCAGCCTTTGTCATTGCCCGTCATGCAAGCGCGCAGCAGGCGCCCCGATGGTGGCGTGGGCGATGTTCGAGCGCGGCGCGGTCGATTTCACCGGCGCGCCGCTTGCCGCCTATGCCTCGTCCGAAGGCGTGCGCCGCGGCTTCTGCGGGCGCTGCGGCACCGCCGTCAGCTACGAGGCGGATTTCATGGAGGGCCTCATCGACCTCACCGTCGCCAGCTTCGACGACCCCGCCGCCCTGCCGCCGACGATGCACATCTTCACGCGCCACCGCGAACCGTGGATGACGGGAACCGATACGCTCGAAGCGTTCGAGGACTTGCCGCCGCAGTAG
- a CDS encoding heme lyase CcmF/NrfE family subunit: MIPEIGHAALWLAAGLALAQALAGFRADGGRIAVPAALLQGALCAVAFAALTWAFVKSDFSVALVAGNSHTAKPELYKWTGVWANHEGSMLLWVSVLAAFGALAAIRAKGLGERFRTVMLSAQGFIALGFYAYLLIASNPFARIAPAPVEGSGLNPLLQDPGLAFHPPLLYIGYVGLSVTFSFAVAALVLNRVTPEWARAVKPWVLGAWSFLTAGITLGSFWAYYELGWGGWWFWDPVENASLMPWLAATALFHSVGVLAARGALRNWTLLLAVVAFSLSMVGTFIVRSGLLTSVHAFAVDPERGIFLLVLLALYVGGALTLYALRAGTVTAGAPFRPVSREGSLVVNNLILSAVLGVVFLGTLYPLLLEAATGEQVSVGPPYFETALLPLLLPLLLLMAAGPLMRWRAMDWAGLARRLAPALVLGLAAIVVAMLLGMRSPLALAGVALSAWLAAASVMIFRGRKLKRIRRIPASVWGTALAHLGIAVTTLGIAASGAGSVETLANIAPGGRLSAGAYTAQLDDITPAAGPNYTAIRAVLTVTGAGETVLSPERRTFVNPGNETTETDIWPRWTGNLYATLGPGDGSGRWQVRLVWQPLIGLIWIGGMMAALGGLIAMRQGRRRHGEVE, from the coding sequence ATGATTCCCGAGATCGGCCATGCAGCCCTGTGGCTGGCCGCGGGCCTTGCGCTCGCGCAGGCGCTGGCCGGATTCCGGGCGGACGGCGGGCGCATCGCCGTACCCGCCGCGCTTTTGCAGGGCGCGCTCTGCGCCGTCGCCTTCGCGGCGCTGACGTGGGCGTTCGTGAAGTCCGATTTCTCGGTGGCGCTCGTCGCGGGCAACAGCCACACGGCGAAGCCGGAGCTTTACAAGTGGACGGGCGTGTGGGCGAACCACGAAGGCTCGATGCTGCTGTGGGTCTCGGTGCTCGCCGCGTTCGGCGCGCTCGCCGCGATCCGCGCGAAGGGCCTCGGCGAGCGGTTCCGTACGGTGATGCTTTCGGCGCAGGGCTTCATCGCGCTCGGCTTCTACGCCTATCTGCTCATCGCCTCGAACCCGTTCGCGCGCATCGCGCCTGCGCCGGTCGAGGGCTCGGGGCTCAATCCCTTGTTGCAGGACCCCGGCCTCGCCTTCCACCCGCCGCTCCTCTACATCGGCTACGTCGGGCTTTCGGTGACCTTCTCGTTCGCGGTGGCGGCGCTGGTGCTGAACCGGGTGACGCCGGAATGGGCGCGCGCGGTGAAGCCGTGGGTGCTCGGCGCGTGGAGCTTCCTCACCGCGGGCATCACGCTCGGCAGCTTCTGGGCGTACTACGAACTCGGCTGGGGCGGCTGGTGGTTCTGGGACCCGGTGGAGAACGCCTCGCTGATGCCGTGGCTCGCGGCGACGGCGCTGTTCCACTCGGTGGGCGTGCTCGCGGCGCGCGGCGCGCTCAGGAACTGGACGCTGCTGCTCGCGGTCGTCGCCTTCTCGCTCAGCATGGTCGGCACGTTCATCGTGCGCTCGGGGCTGCTGACGTCCGTGCACGCCTTCGCGGTCGATCCGGAGCGCGGCATCTTCCTGCTCGTGCTGCTCGCGCTCTACGTCGGCGGCGCGCTGACACTCTATGCGCTGCGCGCGGGCACGGTGACGGCGGGCGCGCCGTTCCGGCCGGTGAGCCGCGAGGGCAGTCTCGTCGTCAACAACCTGATCCTGTCGGCGGTGCTCGGCGTCGTGTTCCTCGGCACGCTCTATCCGCTGCTGCTCGAAGCCGCGACGGGGGAGCAGGTCTCGGTCGGGCCGCCGTACTTCGAGACGGCGCTACTGCCGCTGCTGCTGCCGCTGCTGCTGCTGATGGCGGCCGGACCGCTGATGCGCTGGCGGGCGATGGACTGGGCGGGGCTGGCGCGGCGGCTGGCGCCCGCGCTGGTGCTCGGCCTTGCAGCCATCGTCGTTGCCATGCTGCTCGGGATGCGCAGTCCGCTCGCGCTGGCGGGCGTCGCACTTTCGGCGTGGCTCGCCGCGGCGAGTGTGATGATCTTCCGGGGCCGCAAGCTGAAGCGCATCCGCCGGATTCCGGCGAGCGTGTGGGGCACGGCGCTCGCGCACCTCGGCATCGCCGTCACCACGCTCGGCATCGCGGCGAGCGGGGCGGGCTCGGTCGAGACGCTGGCGAACATTGCGCCGGGCGGGCGGCTGAGCGCGGGGGCGTACACGGCGCAGCTCGACGACATCACGCCCGCGGCGGGGCCGAACTACACGGCGATCCGCGCCGTGCTCACCGTCACCGGGGCGGGTGAGACGGTGCTGTCGCCGGAACGGCGCACCTTCGTGAATCCCGGCAACGAGACCACCGAGACCGACATCTGGCCGCGCTGGACCGGCAACCTCTATGCGACGCTCGGGCCGGGCGACGGCAGCGGGCGCTGGCAGGTGCGGCTGGTGTGGCAGCCGCTCATCGGGCTGATCTGGATCGGCGGCATGATGGCCGCGCTGGGCGGGCTGATCGCGATGCGGCAGGGGCGCAGGCGGCACGGAGAGGTGGAATGA